In Passer domesticus isolate bPasDom1 chromosome 1, bPasDom1.hap1, whole genome shotgun sequence, one DNA window encodes the following:
- the TSHZ1 gene encoding teashirt homolog 1 isoform X2, giving the protein MFLSSQHYSYVPEEELKAAEIDEDSVEDDGLSLDIQENEYLCNEEAEIKEAQSYQNSPVSTATNQDAGYGSPFSENSDQLAHFKSTSSKEEKEDPQCTDNVSYPQDSLAQIKAVYANLLSETCWSSLALDLKKSNPTTSNNGISQNENMSSTDANANSQSTCTTSTNTSTSTTTSSTSNSNSNSGGSGYDWHQAALAKTLQQTSSYGLLPEPSLFSTVQLYRQNNKLYGSVFTGASKFRCKDCSAAYDTLVELTVHMNETGHYRDDNRDKEADKTKRWSKPRKRSLMEMEGKEDAQKVLKCMYCGHSFESLQDLSVHMIKTKHYQKVPLKEPVPAITKLVPSTKKRALQDLASPCSPEPTGITAEASLGESAKDQKTANPYVTPNNRYGYQNGASYTWQFEARKAQILKCMECGSSHDTLQQLTAHMMVTGHFLKVTNSASKKGKQLVLDPVVEEKIQSIPLPPTTHTRLPASNIKKQPDSPAGSTNSEEKKDLEKEKLVVTETEKKIKEESEDSTEKFEPTTLYQYLREEDLDDSPKGGIDILKSLENTVTTAISKAQNGAPSWGGYPSIHAAYQLPGTVKPLQPAVQSVQMQPSYASSVKSLSSEHNALIHSPGNLTPPPHKSNVSAMEELVEKVTGKINVKKEEKPLEKEKSSPVKPMSPAAKENKDFPKAEEINNKQQPKKSSESEVQKVKKDSPAEAHTPNGTEPLKTKVANGCNNLGIITDHSPEPSFINPLSALQSIMNTHLGKISKPVSPSLDPLAMLYKISNSMLDKPIYPSTPVKQADAIDRYYYENSDQPIDLTKSKNKPLVSTVADSASSPLRESALLDISDMVKNLTGRLTPKSSTPSTVSEKSDADGSSFEEALDELSPVHKRKGRQSNWNPQHLLILQAQFASSLRETPEGKYIMSDLGPQERVHISKFTGLSMTTISHWLANVKYQLRRTGGTKFLKNLDTGHPVFFCNDCASQFRTASTYISHLETHLGFSLKDLSKLPLNQIQEQQNVSKVLANKTLGSLGIAEEDLGSTFQCKLCNRTFASKHAVKLHLSKTHGKSPEDHLIYVTELEKQ; this is encoded by the coding sequence CATATGTTCCTGAGGAAGAAttgaaagcagcagaaatagATGAAGACAGCGTGGAAGATGATGGGCTGTCTCTGGACATCCAGGAGAATGAGTACTTGTGCAATGAAGAAGCGGAGATCAAAGAGGCTCAAAGCTACCAGAACTCCCCAGTCAGCACTGCAACTAATCAGGATGCAGGCTATGGTTCGCCGTTTAGTGAAAACAGCGATCAGCTGGCCCATTTCAAAAGCACTTCCTctaaagaagagaaagaggatCCTCAGTGCACAGACAATGTTTCCTATCCACAGGACAGCTTGGCACAAATAAAAGCTGTGTATGCAAATTTGCTTTCAGAGACTTGCTGGTCCAGTTTAGCTTTGGACTTAAAGAAATCCAATCCAACCACCAGCAACAATGGAATCAGCCAGAATGAAAACATGTCCAGTACTGATGCCAATGCCAATTCCCAGAGTACTTGTACTACCAGTACCAACACTAGTACCAGTACAACCACCAGTAGTACTAGTAACAGTAATAGTAACAGTGGTGGCTCGGGTTACGACTGGCACCAAGCTGCGCTGGCTAAAACTCTGCAGCAGACGTCATCGTATGGACTTCTCCCGGAGCCGAGTCTCTTCAGCACAGTGCAGCTTTACCGGCAAAACAATAAACTCTATGGGTCTGTGTTCACCGGCGCCAGCAAGTTCCGATGCAAAGACTGCAGTGCAGCCTACGACACGCTGGTGGAGCTAACAGTGCACATGAATGAAACTGGACATTACCGTGATGACAACAGAGATAAAGAAGCTGATAAGACCAAGCGGTGGTCAAAGCCTAGGAAACGATCGCTTATGGAAATGGAAGGCAAAGAGGATGCCCAGAAAGTGCTGAAGTGCATGTACTGCGGGCATTCATTTGAGTCTTTGCAAGACCTCAGCGTCCATATGATAAAAACAAAGCATTACCAGAAAGTGCCTCTGAAGGAGCCAGTACCAGCCATCACCAAATTGGTCCCTTCTACCAAAAAGCGAGCACTTCAGGACTTGGCTTCACCTTGTTCACCTGAGCCAACAGGGATCACGGCAGAAGCTTCACTGGGTGAGTCTGCAAAGGATCAGAAAACTGCCAACCCCTATGTGACGCCAAACAACCGCTATGGCTATCAAAATGGTGCTAGCTACACTTGGCAGTTTGAGGCACGCAAAGCCCAAATACTGAAATGCATGGAATGTGGCAGTTCCCATGATACTTTGCAGCAGCTCACTGCTCACATGATGGTCACCGGTCATTTCTTGAAGGTGACCAATTCTGCTTCCAAAAAAGGCAAACAGCTAGTGTTGGACCCAGTGGTGGAGGAGAAAATACAGTCTATACCTCTTCCACCCACCACCCATACAAGGCTACCAGCCTCCAACATTAAAAAGCAGCCCGATTCCCCAGCGGGCTCCACAAATTCGGAGGAAAAGAAAGACctagagaaggaaaagctggtggtcactgaaacagaaaaaaagattaaagaAGAGAGTGAGGACTCTACAGAGAAATTTGAGCCAACAACTTTGTATCAATACCTCAGAGAGGAGGATCTAGATGATAGTCCTAAAGGCGGAATAGACATATTGAAGTCCCTGGAGAACACAGTGACAACAGCCATCAGCAAAGCCCAAAACGGAGCTCCGTCCTGGGGAGGATATCCCAGTATCCATGCAGCTTACCAGCTGCCGGGAACAGTCAAACCCCTTCAGCCTGCGGTGCAGAGCGTTCAAATGCAGCCGTCCTACGCAAGCAGTGTGAAATCGCTGTCGTCAGAACACAACGCACTCATCCATTCCCCAGGCAATCTCACACCCCCACCTCACAAGAGCAATGTATCTGCTATGGAGGAACTAGTGGAGAAAGTTACAGGTAAAATCAATgtgaagaaggaagagaagcCTTTGGAGAAGGAGAAGAGTTCTCCAGTTAAACCCATGTCACCtgctgctaaagaaaacaaggacttcccaaaagcagaagaaataaataacaaaCAGCAGCCAAAGAAAAGCTCCGAGTCTGAAGTTCAGAAGGTCAAAAAGGATAGTCCAGCAGAAGCACATACGCCAAATGGTACAGAGCCACTTAAAACAAAGGTTGCAAATGGCTGTAACAATTTAGGAATTATCACAGATCATTCACCTGAGCCATCCTTCATTAATCCATTGAGCGCTTTACAGTCCATTATGAATACCCACTTAGGCAAAATTTCTAAGCCGGTAAGCCCCTCTCTGGACCCTTTGGCCATGCTGTACAAAATTAGTAACAGCATGTTGGACAAACCCATTTACCCAAGCACTCCAGTCAAGCAGGCTGATGCTATTGACCGGTATTACTATGAGAACAGCGATCAACCTATTGATTTAACTAAGTCCAAAAACAAGCCTCTTGTTTCCACTGTGGCTGACTCTGCCTCATCCCCGCTGAGGGAGAGTGCCCTGCTGGATATTTCCGATATGGTGAAGAACCTCACGGGGCGTTTGACACCCAAATCTTCAACTCCCTCTACCGTGTCAGAGAAGTCTGATGCTGATGGGAGCAGTTTTGAGGAGGCTCTGGATGAACTGTCACCAGTACACAAGAGGAAGGGCAGGCAGTCCAACTGGAACCCTCAGCATCTTCTGATCCTTCAAGCCCAGTTTGCTTCCAGCTTGAGGGAGACCCCAGAAGGCAAATACATTATGTCGGACCTAGGTCCACAAGAGCGGGTACACATCTCTAAGTTTACTGGTCTTTCCATGACCACAATTAGCCACTGGCTGGCCAATGTGAAGTATCAGTTAAGGAGGACAGGTGGAACTAAATTTTTAAAGAACTTGGACACAGGACATCCTGTTTTCTTTTGCAATGATTGTGCCTCTCAGTTCAGGACTGCTTCTACATACATAAGTCACTTAGAGACACACCTAGGGTTTAGTTTGAAGGATCTGTCAAAGTTGCCACTTAATCAGATTCAAGAACAGCAGAATGTTTCAAAAGTCCTCGCAAACAAGACTTTGGGCTCACTTGGAATTGCTGAGGAGGACTTAGGCTCCACATTCCAATGTAAGCTTTGTAACCGAACTTTTGCAAGCAAGCATGCAGTCAAACTGCACCTTAGTAAAACACATGGCAAGTCCCCAGAGGACCATCTGATCTATGTAACTGAGTTAGAAAAACAATAG
- the TSHZ1 gene encoding teashirt homolog 1 isoform X1: MPRRKQQAPRRSAAYVPEEELKAAEIDEDSVEDDGLSLDIQENEYLCNEEAEIKEAQSYQNSPVSTATNQDAGYGSPFSENSDQLAHFKSTSSKEEKEDPQCTDNVSYPQDSLAQIKAVYANLLSETCWSSLALDLKKSNPTTSNNGISQNENMSSTDANANSQSTCTTSTNTSTSTTTSSTSNSNSNSGGSGYDWHQAALAKTLQQTSSYGLLPEPSLFSTVQLYRQNNKLYGSVFTGASKFRCKDCSAAYDTLVELTVHMNETGHYRDDNRDKEADKTKRWSKPRKRSLMEMEGKEDAQKVLKCMYCGHSFESLQDLSVHMIKTKHYQKVPLKEPVPAITKLVPSTKKRALQDLASPCSPEPTGITAEASLGESAKDQKTANPYVTPNNRYGYQNGASYTWQFEARKAQILKCMECGSSHDTLQQLTAHMMVTGHFLKVTNSASKKGKQLVLDPVVEEKIQSIPLPPTTHTRLPASNIKKQPDSPAGSTNSEEKKDLEKEKLVVTETEKKIKEESEDSTEKFEPTTLYQYLREEDLDDSPKGGIDILKSLENTVTTAISKAQNGAPSWGGYPSIHAAYQLPGTVKPLQPAVQSVQMQPSYASSVKSLSSEHNALIHSPGNLTPPPHKSNVSAMEELVEKVTGKINVKKEEKPLEKEKSSPVKPMSPAAKENKDFPKAEEINNKQQPKKSSESEVQKVKKDSPAEAHTPNGTEPLKTKVANGCNNLGIITDHSPEPSFINPLSALQSIMNTHLGKISKPVSPSLDPLAMLYKISNSMLDKPIYPSTPVKQADAIDRYYYENSDQPIDLTKSKNKPLVSTVADSASSPLRESALLDISDMVKNLTGRLTPKSSTPSTVSEKSDADGSSFEEALDELSPVHKRKGRQSNWNPQHLLILQAQFASSLRETPEGKYIMSDLGPQERVHISKFTGLSMTTISHWLANVKYQLRRTGGTKFLKNLDTGHPVFFCNDCASQFRTASTYISHLETHLGFSLKDLSKLPLNQIQEQQNVSKVLANKTLGSLGIAEEDLGSTFQCKLCNRTFASKHAVKLHLSKTHGKSPEDHLIYVTELEKQ; encoded by the coding sequence CATATGTTCCTGAGGAAGAAttgaaagcagcagaaatagATGAAGACAGCGTGGAAGATGATGGGCTGTCTCTGGACATCCAGGAGAATGAGTACTTGTGCAATGAAGAAGCGGAGATCAAAGAGGCTCAAAGCTACCAGAACTCCCCAGTCAGCACTGCAACTAATCAGGATGCAGGCTATGGTTCGCCGTTTAGTGAAAACAGCGATCAGCTGGCCCATTTCAAAAGCACTTCCTctaaagaagagaaagaggatCCTCAGTGCACAGACAATGTTTCCTATCCACAGGACAGCTTGGCACAAATAAAAGCTGTGTATGCAAATTTGCTTTCAGAGACTTGCTGGTCCAGTTTAGCTTTGGACTTAAAGAAATCCAATCCAACCACCAGCAACAATGGAATCAGCCAGAATGAAAACATGTCCAGTACTGATGCCAATGCCAATTCCCAGAGTACTTGTACTACCAGTACCAACACTAGTACCAGTACAACCACCAGTAGTACTAGTAACAGTAATAGTAACAGTGGTGGCTCGGGTTACGACTGGCACCAAGCTGCGCTGGCTAAAACTCTGCAGCAGACGTCATCGTATGGACTTCTCCCGGAGCCGAGTCTCTTCAGCACAGTGCAGCTTTACCGGCAAAACAATAAACTCTATGGGTCTGTGTTCACCGGCGCCAGCAAGTTCCGATGCAAAGACTGCAGTGCAGCCTACGACACGCTGGTGGAGCTAACAGTGCACATGAATGAAACTGGACATTACCGTGATGACAACAGAGATAAAGAAGCTGATAAGACCAAGCGGTGGTCAAAGCCTAGGAAACGATCGCTTATGGAAATGGAAGGCAAAGAGGATGCCCAGAAAGTGCTGAAGTGCATGTACTGCGGGCATTCATTTGAGTCTTTGCAAGACCTCAGCGTCCATATGATAAAAACAAAGCATTACCAGAAAGTGCCTCTGAAGGAGCCAGTACCAGCCATCACCAAATTGGTCCCTTCTACCAAAAAGCGAGCACTTCAGGACTTGGCTTCACCTTGTTCACCTGAGCCAACAGGGATCACGGCAGAAGCTTCACTGGGTGAGTCTGCAAAGGATCAGAAAACTGCCAACCCCTATGTGACGCCAAACAACCGCTATGGCTATCAAAATGGTGCTAGCTACACTTGGCAGTTTGAGGCACGCAAAGCCCAAATACTGAAATGCATGGAATGTGGCAGTTCCCATGATACTTTGCAGCAGCTCACTGCTCACATGATGGTCACCGGTCATTTCTTGAAGGTGACCAATTCTGCTTCCAAAAAAGGCAAACAGCTAGTGTTGGACCCAGTGGTGGAGGAGAAAATACAGTCTATACCTCTTCCACCCACCACCCATACAAGGCTACCAGCCTCCAACATTAAAAAGCAGCCCGATTCCCCAGCGGGCTCCACAAATTCGGAGGAAAAGAAAGACctagagaaggaaaagctggtggtcactgaaacagaaaaaaagattaaagaAGAGAGTGAGGACTCTACAGAGAAATTTGAGCCAACAACTTTGTATCAATACCTCAGAGAGGAGGATCTAGATGATAGTCCTAAAGGCGGAATAGACATATTGAAGTCCCTGGAGAACACAGTGACAACAGCCATCAGCAAAGCCCAAAACGGAGCTCCGTCCTGGGGAGGATATCCCAGTATCCATGCAGCTTACCAGCTGCCGGGAACAGTCAAACCCCTTCAGCCTGCGGTGCAGAGCGTTCAAATGCAGCCGTCCTACGCAAGCAGTGTGAAATCGCTGTCGTCAGAACACAACGCACTCATCCATTCCCCAGGCAATCTCACACCCCCACCTCACAAGAGCAATGTATCTGCTATGGAGGAACTAGTGGAGAAAGTTACAGGTAAAATCAATgtgaagaaggaagagaagcCTTTGGAGAAGGAGAAGAGTTCTCCAGTTAAACCCATGTCACCtgctgctaaagaaaacaaggacttcccaaaagcagaagaaataaataacaaaCAGCAGCCAAAGAAAAGCTCCGAGTCTGAAGTTCAGAAGGTCAAAAAGGATAGTCCAGCAGAAGCACATACGCCAAATGGTACAGAGCCACTTAAAACAAAGGTTGCAAATGGCTGTAACAATTTAGGAATTATCACAGATCATTCACCTGAGCCATCCTTCATTAATCCATTGAGCGCTTTACAGTCCATTATGAATACCCACTTAGGCAAAATTTCTAAGCCGGTAAGCCCCTCTCTGGACCCTTTGGCCATGCTGTACAAAATTAGTAACAGCATGTTGGACAAACCCATTTACCCAAGCACTCCAGTCAAGCAGGCTGATGCTATTGACCGGTATTACTATGAGAACAGCGATCAACCTATTGATTTAACTAAGTCCAAAAACAAGCCTCTTGTTTCCACTGTGGCTGACTCTGCCTCATCCCCGCTGAGGGAGAGTGCCCTGCTGGATATTTCCGATATGGTGAAGAACCTCACGGGGCGTTTGACACCCAAATCTTCAACTCCCTCTACCGTGTCAGAGAAGTCTGATGCTGATGGGAGCAGTTTTGAGGAGGCTCTGGATGAACTGTCACCAGTACACAAGAGGAAGGGCAGGCAGTCCAACTGGAACCCTCAGCATCTTCTGATCCTTCAAGCCCAGTTTGCTTCCAGCTTGAGGGAGACCCCAGAAGGCAAATACATTATGTCGGACCTAGGTCCACAAGAGCGGGTACACATCTCTAAGTTTACTGGTCTTTCCATGACCACAATTAGCCACTGGCTGGCCAATGTGAAGTATCAGTTAAGGAGGACAGGTGGAACTAAATTTTTAAAGAACTTGGACACAGGACATCCTGTTTTCTTTTGCAATGATTGTGCCTCTCAGTTCAGGACTGCTTCTACATACATAAGTCACTTAGAGACACACCTAGGGTTTAGTTTGAAGGATCTGTCAAAGTTGCCACTTAATCAGATTCAAGAACAGCAGAATGTTTCAAAAGTCCTCGCAAACAAGACTTTGGGCTCACTTGGAATTGCTGAGGAGGACTTAGGCTCCACATTCCAATGTAAGCTTTGTAACCGAACTTTTGCAAGCAAGCATGCAGTCAAACTGCACCTTAGTAAAACACATGGCAAGTCCCCAGAGGACCATCTGATCTATGTAACTGAGTTAGAAAAACAATAG